One region of Apium graveolens cultivar Ventura unplaced genomic scaffold, ASM990537v1 ctg6758, whole genome shotgun sequence genomic DNA includes:
- the LOC141703561 gene encoding uncharacterized protein LOC141703561: MRLLVAFLRQQTQNPPTRGVGPQDQQTPSTVTFKSFKSLNPPEFKGTTDPVEARVWLREIEKTFEIVDVEEEKKIIFAAYMLKGEANYRWEANKTLETTFPIPWTRFTELFFQKYFPKYMENQMELKFLELKQGNMSVAEYEAKFTELSRFVPYHVDTDEKKAKRFQQGLKPYIQNRIAVFKITNYTTLVQKAAIVESGSELIENVGARKDNPRFRTPQNSNLLQGRPHVPECKTYGRKHPGECYQANVTCFNCGQKGYYASRCKEKATICYSCGKKGHIAKDFRKQAPKESSKLRLMAPPSNKPTTRTFNMMVKDVVADNDVIAGTLLVNSEDACVLIDFGATRSFISLNFMSKLGIESATLEEVMAIEAANQEVVNVDQ; the protein is encoded by the exons ATGCGACTATTGGTGGCATTTCTGCGACAACAAACTCAAAATCCTCCAACTAGAGGAGTGGGACCACAAGATCAGCAAACCCCATCTACTGTTACCTTCAAATCCTTTAAATCTTTGAACCCTCCTGAGTTCAAAGGTACCACTGACCCTGTTGAGGCTCGAGTTTGGCTTCGTGAGATCGAAAAGACATTTGAAATAGTTGATGTTGAAGAAGAGAAGAAAATTATCTTTGCTGCCTATATGCtaaaaggagaagctaactataGGTGGGAAGCCAACAAAACACTTGAAACCACTTTTCCTATACCATGGACTAGATTTACGGAACTGTTCTTCCAAAAGTACTTTCCAAAATACATGGAGAATCAGATGGAACTTAAGTTTTTAGAACTtaagcaaggaaacatgtcggtagctgaatatgaagctaagttcacTGAGCTCTCTAGGTTCGTTCCATACCATGTTGACACTGATGAGAAGAAAGCCAAgcgatttcagcaaggactaaaacctTACATTCAGAACCGCATAGCTGTGTTTAAAATCACCAACTACACCACACTAGTCCAAAAAGCTGCAATTGTGGAAAGTGGAAGCGAGCT GATTGAAAATGTTGGTGCTCGGAAGGATAATCCAAGATTCAGGACCCCTCAAAACTCTAACTTGCTTCAGGGAAGACCACATGTACCTGAGTGCAAAACATATGGAAGAAAGCATCCTGGGGAATGTTATCAGGCAAATGTCACTTGTTTCAACTGCGGACAAAAAGGATACTATGCATCTCGCTGCAAGGAAAAAGCTACTATTTGTTACTCTTGTGGGAAGAAGGGTCACATTGCTAAAGATTTCCGAAAGCAAGCACCTAAGGAAAGCTCTAAACTTAGACTTATGGCACCTCCAAGCAACAAGCCTACTACACGCACTTTCAACATGATGGTTAAAGATGTCGTTGCTGATAatgatgtgatagcaggtacgcTTCTAGTTAATTCTGAAGATGCATGTGTTTTAATTGATTTCGGTGCTACAAGATCTTTTATATCTTTGAACTTTATGAGTAAGTTGGGCATCGAGTCAGCTACATTAGAAGAAGTTATGGCCATAGAAGCAGCAAACCAGGAAGTTGTCAATGTTGATCAA